A single Anopheles arabiensis isolate DONGOLA chromosome 2, AaraD3, whole genome shotgun sequence DNA region contains:
- the LOC120898572 gene encoding probable malonyl-CoA-acyl carrier protein transacylase, mitochondrial encodes MLFRAFHRKLHRTLRLLGTDAKLPPVVGTEKVKDLLENAATFDDIKPTGGGTDSEWATLPYVAGTYISRDQSKKANRPKIDPRETNVILFPGQGTQYVGMGSKLLKYPGARDIFALANEVLGYDLLKICIEGPKSKLDQTKYCQPAVMVTSLAALEQLREERPNAIENCFATAGFSLGELTALVFAGAIPFDKGLRLVQIRAEAMQLASQQAKGAMATVLFGADGRIGEACKEALNWCIEKGIEGPDCRVANYLYPGCKVLAGNEEALRFLEANAKRFNIRRIKRLPVSGAFHTELMQPAVEPFAAALKKIRVEDPIISVHSNVDGKCYKSAGHIVGQLPKQIVRPVKWEQTLHIMYERKQGEHFPRTFECGPGRGLKAILKQVNAKAWDTTLNVEA; translated from the coding sequence ATGCTGTTTCGTGCATTTCACCGCAAACTCCACCGGACGTTGCGTCTGCTCGGGACGGACGCGAAACTCCCGCCCGTAGTTGGCACGGAAAAGGTGAAGGATCTGTTGGAAAATGCGGCCACCTTCGACGATATTAAACCGACCGGCGGGGGGACGGACAGCGAGTGGGCCACCCTGCCGTACGTGGCCGGCACGTACATCAGCCGCGATCAGTcgaaaaaagcaaaccgaCCAAAGATTGACCCGCGGGAAACGAACGTCATCCTCTTCCCGGGCCAGGGCACCCAGTACGTCGGCATGGGCTCGAAGCTGCTCAAGTACCCTGGGGCGCGCGACATTTTCGCCCTCGCCAACGAGGTGCTCGGGTACGATCTGCTCAAGATCTGCATCGAGGGACCGAAGAGCAAGCTCGACCAAACGAAGTACTGCCAGCCGGCCGTCATGGTAACGTCGCTGGCCGCGCTCGAACAGTTGCGCGAGGAGCGGCCGAACGCGATCGAGAACTGCTTCGCCACGGCCGGCTTTAGTTTGGGCGAGCTGACCGCGCTCGTGTTTGCCGGTGCGATACCCTTCGACAAGGGCCTGCGGTTGGTGCAGATCCGGGCGGAAGCGATGCAGCTCGCGAGCCAGCAGGCAAAGGGCGCGATGGCGACGGTACTGTTCGGTGCGGACGGCCGCATCGGTGAGGCGTGCAAGGAAGCACTGAATTGGTGCATCGAGAAGGGCATCGAAGGGCCGGACTGTCGGGTGGCGAACTATCTGTACCCCGGGTGTAAGGTGCTGGCGGGTAACGAGGAAGCGTTACGCTTTCTCGAGGCGAACGCGAAACGGTTCAACATACGGCGCATCAAGCGGCTACCGGTTAGTGGTGCCTTCCACACGGAGCTGATGCAGCCGGCGGTGGAACCGTTTGCGGCGGCACTGAAGAAGATCCGCGTTGAGGATCCGATCATCAGCGTGCACTCAAACGTGGACGGGAAGTGTTACAAGAGCGCCGGGCACATCGTGGGCCAGCTGCCGAAGCAGATCGTGCGGCCGGTCAAGTGGGAGCAAACGTTGCACATCATGTACGAGCGGAAGCAGGGCGAACACTTCCCACGGACGTTTGAGTGTGGACCGGGTCGGGGGTTGAAAGCGATCCTGAAGCAGGTCAATGCGAAGGCTTGGGACACGACGCTGAATGTGGAGGCGTAA
- the LOC120898569 gene encoding cytoplasmic tRNA 2-thiolation protein 2: protein MCSIVEDDFGDEGGAHAMKEDTPQPELGGNELCRKCNTEQAVLKLNQKEPQCRVCFLNYVRHKFRASLGSTKIVRRGSRVLIILTGEPANVTLLDMVRFGLEQDAFKQLRIVPVLLYVDDDFVGNTPEARLRQLAERLQVFKQFESFPAYYTVCGSSRHVALTFDGAFSPAGFEQDEARLLQVLDAVRSVSSKQDLLEQVRKQTYRQIGHALQCAYVFLSDIGVDLAKTLLSNVALGRGCSLAQDVAFCDDRDDTVKLVRPIRDLNPDEVSNYLQYSEQPLLSYSPAKHFEDKPSLQNLTAKFIDNLMQSFPSTVSTVYRTGDKLDAPKAARNGPTVGDGTSERQDESEDFLALFDRTLTLDDRPSGECCRFCGAALDYRGSKTLFATEYSRLVSSRINAACSHEDILLKSKQMELDAERAVNGEDDQGEERVLMKQLCHGCRNIFEDLN from the coding sequence ATGTGCAGTATCGTGGAGGATGACTTTGGTGACGAGGGCGGTGCACACGCCATGAAGGAGGACACACCGCAGCCGGAGCTGGGCGGTAATGAGCTGTGCCGCAAGTGCAACACCGAGCAGGCCGTTTTGAAGCTCAACCAGAAGGAACCGCAGTGTCGGGTTTGCTTTCTCAACTACGTGCGGCACAAGTTTCGGGCTTCGCTGGGTTCCACAAAAATCGTGCGCCGAGGATCGCGCGTGCTCATCATCCTTACCGGAGAGCCGGCGAACGTGACCCTGCTCGATATGGTACGGTTCGGGCTGGAGCAGGATGCGTTCAAGCAGCTACGGATAGTACCGGTCCTGCTGTACGTCGATGACGATTTCGTTGGAAACACACCGGAGGCAAGATTACGACAGCTGGCGGAGCGATTACAGGTGTTCAAGCAGTTCGAGAGCTTCCCGGCGTACTATACCGTGTGTGGTTCTTCGCGGCACGTTGCCCTTACGTTTGACGGTGCCTTTTCACCGGCCGGTTTCGAGCAAGATGAAGCGCGACTGCTGCAGGTGTTGGATGCGGTCCGATCGGTTTCGTCCAAGCAGGATCTACTGGAGCAGGTGCGCAAACAAACGTATCGGCAAATCGGTCATGCCCTCCAGTGTGCCTACGTCTTCCTGTCCGACATTGGGGTTGATCTGGCCAAAACGCTACTATCCAATGTGGCTCTTGGTCGTGGATGCTCTCTAGCGCAAGATGTAGCGTTCTGTGATGATCGCGATGATACGGTGAAGCTGGTACGGCCAATACGCGACCTCAATCCGGACGAGGTTAGCAACTATTTGCAGTACAGCGAGCAACCATTGCTGTCCTACTCGcccgccaaacacttcgaggATAAGCCAAGCTTGCAGAATTTGACCGCCAAGTTTATCGACAATCTGATGCAAAGCTTCCCGTCGACGGTATCGACCGTGTACCGAACCGGTGATAAATTGGACGCACCGAAAGCAGCACGAAACGGTCCCACCGTCGGCGATGGGACATCGGAACGGCAAGACGAAAGCGAGGATTTTCTTGCCCTGTTTGACAGAACGCTCACATTGGACGATCGGCCGTCGGGAGAGTGTTGCCGTTTCTGCGGTGCTGCCTTAGACTATCGAGGTTCGAAAACGCTGTTTGCTACCGAATATTCGCGCCTCGTTTCATCCCGGATTAATGCCGCCTGCAGCCATGAGGATATTTTACTAAAGTCCAAGCAAATGGAACTGGATGCGGAACGTGCGGTAAACGGTGAAGACGACCAGGGTGAAGAGCGCGTGCTTATGAAGCAGCTCTGCCATGGGTGTAGGAATATTTTTGaagatttaaattaa